The Pseudonocardia broussonetiae DNA segment GTTCGTGCCGCCGGGGGCGCCTCCGCGGCCCAGCTCGTCGAGGGTGTTGCGGTAGAACGCGGTCCAGCCCGGGTCGACCGACGCGACGACCGAGACGAACGTCCGCTCGAACGCCGACGCCTCGATGTGCCCGGGCGCGACGAGGTCGTCGGCGATCCAGCCCGCGAGGTCGTTGCTGATCTCGCCCGGGCCGATGCGGTGCCGGAGCCGGCCGTCGGCGCCCATCGTGAGCCGGGGCGCGGTGGCGGTGGTCATCGTCGGAGCCTAGGCGGCGGGGGCCGCCCGGAGCACCTGCCGGAACGGTCAGGCCGTCGGCACCGCGGCCTTCGACCCGGCCCGGTGCGGCCCGGCCCCGTCGCGGGCCCCGTCGCCGTCTCCGTCCTCGTCGTCCTCGTCGTCCTCGATGCGGTCGCCGTCGGCGGCGTTCCGCTCCCGCACCGTGAGCGGCACGAGCACCCACAGCGTCAGGAACACGACGGCGGCGACGGCGGCGGCGGCGATCCCGGCCAGCGGCCCGGCCACCACCTCGAAGATCAGGTCGATGACCGTGACGACGGCCAGCCCGAGCACGATGAGCCCGGCCACGGCGAACCGCTGACCGGAGCGGACGAGCGGCCGCCGCGCGTTGCGCCGGAACAGCACGCGGTGCAGGACGACCGGCGCGATGAGCAGCGCCGTCGCCGTGGCCGACAGGCTGATCGCCACCAGGAACACGACGCGCTGGTGGGCCACCAGCGCGTCGAACCGGGCCTGGAACGGCACCGTGAGCAGCAGCCCGGTGAGCAGCTGCACCCCGGTCTGCGCGACCCGGAGCTCCTGGAGGAGGTCGTCCCAGTTGCGGTTCAGGCGCTCCGTAGCGCTGCCCGTGCCACCCATGCGGACCTCCTTGCCGGACGGCGTCGTCGCCGTGGCCGGAATAGTCCCCCGTGGGGCCGGTCGTCCGGTACGGGCGATCGGGTGACCCGTCAGGCCGGCGGCACCGCCGTCGCCGGGTCGCCGTCGAGCGCCGCGGCCAGGCGCGGGCGCATCTCCGCCAGCGCGACGGGCAGGCTCAGGACCGACCCGAAGGACAGCGCGCCGTTGGTGGTGCTCTGCTCGGGCAGCAGGATCGCCCGCCCCTCGCGCGCGACGCGCAGGTTCCCGAACACCGGGTCGTCGACGGTGCCGGTGGTGGCGAACGCGCCGTAGAGGCCGAGGACGAGCACGTCGGCGTCGAGCACGCCGAGCTGCTCGGGGCTCAGCTCCACCGGCGGCCGGTCCGGGCCGGTGAACAGGGCCTCGGCTGCGGGTGGGAGAGCGAGGCCGAGGTCGGCCAGGAACGCGGGCGCGGGGCCCTCGGCGTAGGCGTAGTAGGTGCCGTCCTCCAGCCGGGCGGCGAGCAGCCCGGTGCGCCCTGCGGGGATCGTCGACCGCAGGTCGGCGAACCCCTGCTCGACCGGCGCCACCAGCGCGGCCGCCTGCTCCTCGCGCCCGAGCGCGGTGCCGACGACCTCGGTGATCACCTGCCACGGGGCGCCGTAGTCGGCGTGCCCGACAGGCGGGCCGACGGTCGGGGCGATCGCGCTCAGCGTCGCGTACTCCTCCGGGGTCATCGAGTAGTTGACGCCCAGGACCAGGTCGGGCGCGAGCGCGGCGACCTGCTCGTAGCTCGGCTCGGTCACCGCCAGCACCTCCGGCACGCCGTCGGCGCGCTCCGCGGCCCACGGCCACAGGGCGCCCGGGCGCCCGCCGAACCACTCCCGCACCCCGACCGGGGTGACGCCGAGCGCGAGCACGTAGTCCTGCTCGGTGAGCCCCATGGTCACGACCCGCTGCGGGGTACCGCTGATCTCGGTGGTGCCGAGCTTGTGCGTGATCGTGCGGGTGCTCGCCTGCGGCGGCGCGGTGGTGCCGCCCGCGCAGCCGGCGAGTGCGGCGCCGAGTCCCAGTGCTCCGGCGCCGGTGAGCAGCGAACGGCGGGTGATCACGTCAGGCAGAGGTAGCGGTCGGTGCCGTCGACGTCGCGGCCGCCCGGCAGCCAGCGGTGCAGCAGCGGGGCGTCCGCCACGGCGTCGACGGGTCGGAAGGTCGGCTCGGGCACGGGGCCTCCTCTAGGTGGTAGGACGCCCTAACTTAACCCAGCCTGCCCTCACCCAATAGGGGTGGGGCGGTGTGCGAGCGCGCCCCCCGGCCCGCCGATCAGCGCCCCACGAGCTCCGCCGCCATCTCGTGCGCCGCGGTCTCCAGGCCGGAGAGGTCGCGGACCACCCGCACCCGGGAGCAGTACTCGGCGTACTCGGGCAGGTCGCACGCACCGAGGCCCCACGAGTAGCGGGGCTCCGGGGTGAGCCAGATCGTCTCCCGCGCGCGACGGGTGATCTCGGCGAACGCCTCGGTGTTGGGGTCGTTGCCGTTGCCGCGCCCGTCGCCCAGGACGATCACGGTGGACCGCCGGTTGACGGCCGAGGCGTACTCCTCCTGGAACGTGCCGAAGGCCTTGCCGTAGTCGGAGTTGGCGTCCACGTCGAGGACGTCGCCGCCGAAGATCAGGCCCAGGGCCTGCTCGACGGGGTGGTCCTCGAACAGGTCGGTGACCTCGACCATGTCGGCCACGAAGGCGAACGCGCGCACCTGGCCGAACAGGTTCTGCAGCCCGTGGACCAGGTGCAGCGTGAACCGGGCCGTTGCCCGCACCGACAGCGACACGTCGGCCAGGATCACCAGCCGCGGCTTGTCCTCCGAGCGCGTGACGGTGATCGGGGAGAACGGGATGCCGTCGAAGCGCATGTTGCGGCGCATCGTGCGTCCGGAGTCGATGCGCCCGCGGCTGGAGACCTTGCGCTTGTGCGTCAGCCCGCCGTGCAGCGTGTGCGCGAGCCGGCGGATCGACTCCTCGAGCTCCATCCGCTCGTGCTCCCCGACGCGGTCGACCTCGCGGACCTTCTCCGCCTCCGCCCCCTCGACGACCTTGTTCTCCAGCGCCATCAGCGCCTCGAGGTGCTTCTTGAGCGCCTCGGGGAGGCCGGCGAGCACGCCGGTCATGCGGCGGCGCAGGGCCGCGGCGTCGTCCTCGGTGCCGTCCTGCGACTCGCCGTCGGTGGAGTTCAGCCAGCCCAGCAGCATCTCCTGCTGCGCGACCGACAGGTCGGCGTCGACCTTCGTGCCCTGCTGCTGGGAGATGTCGCCGGGCATGCCGGCGTTGTGCAGGCTGTCGGTCTCGATCTGGACGCGCTGGCCCTCGCCGTCGATGCCCTGGCTGTCCTTGGACAGCACGATCTCGTCGGTCATCGCGGCCATGTCGATCTTGTTGGCCTCCTGGTGCAGGTTGTACTGCTGCGCCAGGTCGTCGGGGTCGAAGTAGTCGCGGATGTCGGCCGGCTTGCCGTGCTCGTGGCCCTGCTCGGGGGTGTTGCTCGGCTCCTCCGACAGCGTGAACGACTCGAGCTCGCCGGTGTCGGAGAGGTCGCCGTGGCCGTGCCCGTGGCCGTGCCCGGTCGCGTCGTCACCGACCTTCACCAGCGCGAAGAAGCGGTCGAAGATGTCGTCGAAGACCTCCTCGTCGCGCCGGTCCTTGACCAGTGCGACGCGCAGGGCGGCGCGGAGCTGCTCCTTGTCGGCCATCATCCCGGGCTGCGCGGCGCACGCCATCGCGTCGAGGGCCTCGGGGATCGAGATGCGCATCCCGCGCAGCCGCAGGAGCCGGACGAAGCGGTGCAGCGCGTTCTCCATCAGTGCACCTCCGGTGCTCGTGAGCGGCGATCGTGGCCAGGGCCGCGGTCGCCGCTCACGGGGGTGGTCACAGCGCGCGCTTCCGGCCCAGGCCCGCGCCGAAGCTGCGGGTGCCGCGCTCGGCGGGCACCTTGGGCGGGGTGATCGGCTTCGCGCCGGTGTCGCCGCCGAGCGGGTTGCTGCCGTAGGTGTTGCCGAAGCGCCCGGGGGTGTCCTTGGCCGCGCGCACCGCGCGGCCCCCGTCGTCCTCGTCCTCGTCGTCGTCACGCGCGGAGGACTGCCGCGACGCCGGCGCGGGCGCGTCCTGGTCGTCGTGCCCGTGGCCGTGCCCGTGACCGTGTCCGTGGCCCTTCTCGGGAACGGTGGCGTTCGGGTCGACGAGCGTCGGCAGCGCGCCGATCGCCTTGCGCACGTCCTTGTCGTACTTGACGACGACCGAGACGGTGTCGGACAGGATCGTCGCGTTGAGCTCCTCGACGCCCAGCACGGCGAGCGTGCGGGCCCAGTCGATCGTCTCCGAGATCGAGGGCGACTTGCGCAGCTCGAGCTGGCGCAGCCCGCGGACGATCCCGACGAGCTGCTCGGCGAGCGCGTCCGGCAGCCCGGTCTTCTTGCTCCGGACGATCTCCAGCTCGCGCTCGGCGGTGGGGTAGTCGAGGAACAGGTGCAGGCAGCGGCGCTTGAGCGCGGCCGACAGGTCACGGGTGTTGTTGCTGGTCAGGACGACGTAGGGCGGGGTCTTCGTGGTGAAGGTGCCGACCTCGGGCACGGAGACCTGGTACTCGGCCAGCGTCTCCAGCAGCACCGCCTCGAGCGCCTCGTCCGCGCGGTCGACCTCGTCGATCAGCAGGACGACCGGCTCGTCGGAGCGGATGGCCTCCAGCAGGGGACGCGAGGCGAGGAAGCGCTCGGAGAAGAACACGCTCTCCTGGGCGCCGATGCGGTCGACCGCGTCCTCCAGCGTGGGGGCGTCGGCGACGACCTGGCCGATCTTCTCGCGCAGGATCTGGGTGTAGAGCAGCTGCTTGCCGTAGTCCCACTCGTAGAGGGCCTTGGTCTCGTCCTGGCCCTCGTAGCACTGCAGGCGCAGCAGGCGCCGGCCCGTGGCCTTCGCGAGCGCCTTGGCCAGCTCCGTCTTGCCGACGCCGGCCGGCCCCTCGATCAGCAGCGGCTTGTCGAGTCGGTTGACCAGGAACACGGTGGTGGCGAGGCGGCTGTCGGCGATGTAGCCCTGCTCGCCCAGGGCGTCGACGACCTCGTCGACGGAATCGAACTGTCCAGTGCCGGACTCGAACACGCGCTGCTCCGATCGTGACTCGCGTCAGGGGCGCCGGCCACGGCCGGCGCCCCTGATGACTGTAAGCGGGGTGACTCAGGTGAGCAGGTCGTCCAGGTCGCCGTTCATGCAGTGGTCGACCACGGGGCGCACCGTCTCGAAGGTGCACTCCTTGGGGTTGCCCGGGGTGCAGGCGTCGCCGAGGACGTGGTTGGTGATGCGGTCGACGTCCGCCGCGTCACCCTTGATGATCGACTCGTTCTCGTAGAACTTCGTCGGGCCCTGGCCCAGCCGGTTCTTGGAGTACGAGTCCTGCTTGACGTCGACGAAGCGCTCCGGGATGCCCACGTCGCGCAGCAGCCGGATGGACGCGGCGAGCGCGGCCTCGGCGGCCTGGACGTCGGTCATGCCGTGGGTGTCGACGCCCATGGCCGAGGCGATGTCGGCGAAGCGCTTGTAGTGCACCGGCATGTTGAACGCCCACACGCGCGGGAGCGCGACGGCGTTGTTGAGGCCGTGGTGGGTGTCGTAGAACGCCGACACCGCGTGGCTGATCGAGTGGATGATGCCCAGGCCACCGGAGTTGAACGCCTGCGCCGCGATGTACTGCGCGTTCATCATGCCCTCGCGGCCCGCGTAGGACTGCGGGTTCCACACGGCCTCGCGCAGGCTGCGCGCGGTGAGCTTGATGGCGTGCAGCGCGTTGCCCAGCGACGGGTCGAAGTTGATGCGCGAGACGTAGGGCTCCGAGGCGTGCGCGAGCACGTCGAACCCGCACTGCGCGGTGTAGTCGACCGGGCAGGAGTAGTAGAGCACCGGGTCGTCGATCGCCAGCGTCGTGACCGAGGAGTCGTCGAACGCCACGTACTTGTGGGGGTTGTCCGGGTCCGTCGTGGTGTCGGTGATGACGTAGGCCCACGAGGTCTCGGAACCGGTGCCGGCCGTGGTCGACACCGCGATGTGCGGCGGGTTCTTCGGGTTCTCGGACTTGTTGAAGCCCTCGAACTCGTTGACGTTGCGGCCGTCGTGCGCGACCGAGACGCGCGCGCCCTTGCAGGCGTCGTGCGATGAGCCGCCGCCGATGGAGACGAAGCTGTCGCAGTTGTTCTGCTGGTAGAGGCCCACAGCGTCCATGACGTTGTAGTCCTTGGGGTTCGACTCGACCTTGTCGTACACGACGACCTCGAGGCCGTGGTACTTCATCGACTCGACGATCTTGTGGACGATGTCGGAGCCGCGCAGGCCCGACGTCATCACCAGCGTCTTCTTGAAGCCCAGCTTGAGGGCCTCCGGACCGATCAGCTCGTGCGCCCCCGGACCCATGAGCGCCCGCGGGAACGGGTGGAACTCCTTGATCGGGAACTGCGGGAGCATCTCTTCGACCTGCATGGCAGCCCTTTCTGCGTGCGGGTGTGTCGCCGCGACGCTAGGACCCGTGTGGTCCCGGGCACAGGAAAACCATGAGGAGGGACGGGGGTAGCCCGTCTGATCGGGTAGCTGACCCCCGCCTCCGGCCCCGGCCAGGCAGGTGCACAACTAGTGCGACAGGGTGGCCTCAGTACGACAGGGTGGCCTGCCACGCGCGGGCCACCTCGCGGAAGCCCCGGCGGGCGTACCAGTGCCGGGGGTGCGCGGCGGCGTCGGCCTCGAGCACCACGAGGTCGCAGCCCGCGTCGCCCGCCTGCGCCAGCGCCTCGGCCAGCAGTGCGTCGCCGTGGCCGCGGCGGCGGTGCGCGGGGTCGGTCTCGACGGCGTCGAGCACGGCCGTCGCCCCGTCGACCTCGAGCACCGCCGCCGCGACGACGGCCCCGTCGTGCTCGACCGCCAGGCACCGCAGGTCGACGACCTCGGCCTCGCGCAGCCAGCGGTCGGACAGCTGGGCCAGGGACTCCGCGTCCACGTCGGGGACCGCGCGGCGCCACGCGGCGTCGCGGAACGGGCGCAGCTCGTCGGGGTCGACGGTGCGCACGCCGGGGGAGGAGGGGCCGCCCGCCGGAGCGGCCATCACGGTCAGCGCGCCGACGGTGTGGCCGGCCGCGGCGAGCGCGGCCGCGGTGTCCTCCAGGTGGTCGCCGACCAGCAGCGCCGCAGGTCGGGGGCGGTCGCCCAGGACGCGGGCGGCGTCGGCGGCCACCGCCGCGGCGTCGGCCGGCCCGTTCACGAGCAGCTGGTTGTGCTGGTTCGAGCGGGGCACCGACGCCGTCCGCACCGCGATCCCGCCCGTCACCGGCTCCTCCGACGTGGCGGTGCGGCGCAGGACCGACGTCAGCACCGCGACGGCGCGGCCCGCGGCGTCGAGCGCGGGGAGCACCGGGGCCGTGAACTCCGGCCGGTAGGGCAGGACCGCCAGCACCGCCGACGCCGGCACCGGGCCGTAGGCGTGCGGGAACAGCATCGAGGCGGGGTCGGTGGGCAGGCCGGGCTCGTACCGGACCTCGACGCCGATCCGCGCGGGGTCGAGCACGAGCAGGTTCACGTCGGCCCGCCCGGCGAACAGCCGCTGCGCCGGGAGGGCCACCTGGTCGGGCCCGGACAGGTGCACGAACTCCGCGACGGACGGGCGGACCTCCCCGCGCCCGAGGTGCGTCCGCCATTCGGCGGTGGTGGCGAGGTGCAGCAGGACGTCGGTCACGGGAGCGATCCTCCGCCCCCCTCCGATCGGAGGGGCCGGGGTGGTCGATCGGCGGGCGGGTCTTGTCTTTGGCACCCGGTGCCACTTAGCGTCGTCGGCGTCCGCATCGCTCGACGACAGGAGCCGCCCATGGCCCCCGCACCCGACGCCCAGTCCGCCCCCGAGGAGCCCGTGGTCGAGGAGACCCTCGTCGAAGAGGTCTCGATCGACGGCATGTGCGGTGTCTACTAGCACCGTGGCGGCTGCTTCCGACGCCGGGTCCGCGCAGGCCGCGGACCCGGCGTTCGACCCCTCGCAGCCGTTCCGCTGCAGCCCGAGCGTGGCGCTGCGCCCCGAGCCCTTCGGCGCGCTGGTCTACCACTTCGGGACGCGCAAGCTGTCGTTCCTGAAGACGCTGCCGCTCGTCGAGGTCGTCCGCGGCCTGGAGCACCACCCCGACGTGCACGCCGCCATCGAGGCAGCGGGCGTCGAGGAGTCGCAGCGTCCCGCCTACCTCCGTGCACTCGCCGGCCTGGCCGCCAGCGGCACGATCGAACCCCGCCCCACCACCTGAGGGTCCACGACCCTCGAAGAGCGGAGCTCCTGTGAAGCTGGTCGACCACTTCCAGTACGGCCTGAACTCCCCGATCTGCCTGACCTGGGAGCTCACCTACGCCTGCAACCTCGCCTGCGTGCACTGCCTGTCGTCCTCGGGCCGCCGCGACCCCCGCGAGCTGACCACCGCCGAGGCCAAGGGCGTCATCGACGAGCTGCAGAAGATGCAGGTCTTCTACATCAACATCGGCGGCGGCGAGCCCACGGTCCGGCCCGACTTCTGGGAGCTGCTCGACTACTCGATCGACCACAACGTCGGCGTCAAGTTCTCGACCAACGGGATCAAGCTCGACAAGCAGCGGTCGCAGCAGCTCGCCCGCACCGACTACGTCGACGTGCAGATCTCGCTCGACGGCGCCACCGCCGAGGTCAACGACCACGTCCGCGGCCCCGGCTCGTACGACACCGCGATCCGCGCGCTGGAGAACCTCGCCGAGGCCGGGTTCGGCCAGCCGAAGATCTCCGTCGTCATGACGCGCCAGAACGTCGACCAGCTCGACGAGTTCAAGTCGATCGCCGACAAGTACAACGCCCAGCTGCGGATCACGCGGCTGCGCCCGTCGGGCCGCGGCGCGGACGTGTGGGACGAGCTGCACCCGCTGCCCTCGCAGCAGAAGCAGATGTACGACTGGCTCGTGGCCAAGGGCGACTCGGTGCTCACCGGCGACTCGTTCTTCCACCTCTCCGCGTTCGGCGAGGCCCTGCCCGGGCTCAACCTGTGCGGCGCGGGGCGCGTGGTCTGCCTGATCGACCCGGTCGGCGACGTCTACGCCTGCCCGTTCGCGATCCACGAGAACTTCCTGGCCGGCAACCTGCGCTCGCCGGGCGGCTTCCAGGAGATCTGGGAGAACTCGGAGCTGTTCACCGAGCTGCGCCAGCCTCAGACCGGTGGTGCCTGCGCCTCCTGCATGCACTACGACTCGTGCCAGGGCGGGTGCATGGCGGCCAAGTTCTTCACCGGCCTCCCGCTCGACGGGCCCGACCCGGAGTGCGTCCGCGGGTTCGGCGAGCAGGCGCTGGCGGCGCGCGACGGGGTCGAGATCCCGAAGTCCGACGTCGACCACTCGCGCTCGGCGCCGCGGAACTCCCGCACGCCCAAGGCCCCGGTGATGCTGCAGATCGGCATGGGCCGCCCCGACAAGTCGTGCGACCCGAGCCCGCTCGCGGCGCCCGCGGCGCTGACGCAGGCGTCGGCGCGAGCCTGAGCGGCCCGGCTCTCTCCGACGAACGGCACTCTCGCCCAGCGAGCTCGGGCGAGAGTGCCGTTCGCTCGTTGGCCGGGCCCGTCGTGCTGCGCGGGCGCACCGCCCCGTCGCGCGTGCTGTTCGGCCCCCACGTCACCAACCTCGGCCACCGGCGCTCGCTGTCGCCGCGGCACGTCGCCTACTACGCGCGGCGGGCCGCCGGCGGGGCGGGCGTCGTCGTCACCGAGGCGGCGTCCGTGCGCGACTCCGACCACCCCTACGAGCGCGCCCCGCTCGCGGCCGACTGCGCCGACGGCTGGCGCGCCGTCGCCGACGCCTGCCGCCCGCACGGTGCGCTCGTGCTCGCCGGGCTCGGCCACGCCGGCGCGCAGGGCTCCTCGGCCTACGGGCAGCGGGCGCTGTGGGCCCCCTCCCGCGTCGCCGACGTCGCCTCGCGCGAGGTGCCGATGGCGATGGAGCAGCCCGAGGTCGACGCGCTGGTGGCCGGGTTCGCCGCGGCCGCCGCGCTCGCCGTCGACGCCGGGTGCGACGGCGTCGAGATCGGCGCCGGGCAGCACTCGCTGCTGCGGCAGTTCCTCTCCGGGCTGACCAACCACCGCACCGACGCCCACGGCCGCGACCGCGCGCTGCTGCTGCGCGAGGTGCTCACCGCCGTCCGGGCCGCGCTCGGTGAGGAGCCCGTGCTGGGCCTGCGCCTGTGCTGCGACGAGCTCGCGCCGTGGGCCGGCATCACGCCCGACTCGGCCGCGGAGACCCTCGCCGCACTCCCGCCCGTCGACTACGTCGTGCCGGTGCGGGGCAGCGGCCTCTCCGTCGGCGCCACCCGCCCCGACCTGCACACCCCGCCCGGCTTCAACACTTTGCTCTGCGCACTCATACGCACCGGCTCGTCCGGTGCGTATGAGTGCGCAGAGCAAAGGGCAGAGCAAAGGGCAGAGCACAGGGTGGTGCTGCAGGGGTCCGTGGTCGACCCGGCGATGGCGCAGGCCGCCCTCGACGACGGGCTGTGCGACCTCGTCGAGATGACGCGCGCCCAGATCGCCGACCCCGACCTCGTCGCCCACGTCCGGGCCGGGACACCGGAGCGGATCCGCCCCTCGACCCTGTCGAACCGCCGCACCGCCGTGCGCGACCCGCGCAACCCGATCGTCTCCGACGACGCCGAGCCCGACGCCGGGCACGAGACGGAGCCGGTGCCCGCGCCGCCCGGACCGCCGCGCGACGTGCTCGTCGTCGGCGGCGGGCCGGCCGGGCTGGAGGCGGCGCGCGCCCTCGCGCTGGCCGGGCACCGGGTGCGGCTCGTCGAGCGGGAGCCGGTGCTCGGCGGGGCGCTGCGGCTCGCGGCGGCCGTCGCCGGGCGGGCGCGGATGGGGGTGCTCGTGCCCTGGTGGGAGCGTGAGCTGGCCCGGCTCGGGGTCCGCGTCGAGACCGGGGTGACGGCCGCCCCGGCCGATCTCGTCGGCCCGGTCGTGCTCGCCACCGGCTCCCGGCCCGCGCCCCTGACCTACCCCGCCGACGTGGCGGTGCTCGCCGCCGCGGAGTTCGAGGCGGCCGTGCTCGCCGGCGGGCCCGTGCTGCCGCCGGGTCCCGTCGTCGTCCACGACCCGGTCGGGGACTGGACGGGCGTCGGGATCGCGGAGCAGCTCGCCGCGGCGGGCCGGACGGTCGCGCTCGTCACGCCCGACCCCGTCGCGGGCACCCAGCTCGCGCTCACCGGCGACCTGGCCCCCGCCAACGCCCGCCTCGACCGCGCGGGCGTGACGCGCGAGCGGTACGCCCGGCTCGTCGGCGTCGCCGGGGGCCGGGCGGAGCTGGAGCACGTGTGGACCGGCCAGCGGTGGGACCTCGCCTGCGCCGCGGTGGTCGACTGCGGCCACCGCCTCCCCGCCGACGCGCTGTGGCGCGCCCGCCCCGACCTGCCCCGCGCGGGTGACTGCGTGGCGCCCCGGACGGTCCACGAGGCCGTGCTGGAGGGCCGCCGGGCGGCGTACGAAGCGGTCACGGGGCTGCCGTGCTGAACGAGCCGCTGCAGGTGGGGCCCCTGGTGCTGCGCAACCGCCTCGTCTTCCCCGCGCACCTGACCAACTACGCCGTCGACGGCCTCCCGACCCCGCAGCACACCGCCTACTACGCCGCGCGGGCCGCGGGCGGCGCCGGTCTGGTGATCACCGAGGAGCACGGCGTCGACCCGTACGACCGGCCCTACGAGAAGCTCATCGAGGCCCGCGACGGCGCCCTGCCCGGCTACCGCGCGCTCACCGCCGCCGTGCACGCGGAGGGCGCCGCGGTGCTCGCGCAGCTCACCCACAACGGCGGGCAGTCCAGCGGCATGCACAGCCGCCGGCCGGTGCTCGCGCCGTCACCGGTGCCGGACCCGCTGTTCCGCGAGGTCCCGGTCGAGCTCGACGCCGCGGGCATCGCCCGGATCGTGGACGGCTACGCGGCCACCGCCGCCCGGTGCGTCGCGGGCGGGTTCGACGGCGTCGAGGTGCAGGCCGCGCACTCGTCGCTGGTCCGGCAGTTCCTCTCGCCGCTCACCAACCGCCGCACCGACGCCTACGGGCGCGACCGCAACCGGTTCCTGCTCGAGGTCGTCGACGCCGTGCGCGACGCCATCGGGCCCGACCGCGTGCTCGGCGTGCGGCTGTGCGGCGACGAAGGGCCCGCGCACACCCTGGGCGCCCACGGCATCGGGATCGACGACGCCGTCGCCACCGCCCTCGC contains these protein-coding regions:
- a CDS encoding mycofactocin system FadH/OYE family oxidoreductase 1, which codes for MAGPVVLRGRTAPSRVLFGPHVTNLGHRRSLSPRHVAYYARRAAGGAGVVVTEAASVRDSDHPYERAPLAADCADGWRAVADACRPHGALVLAGLGHAGAQGSSAYGQRALWAPSRVADVASREVPMAMEQPEVDALVAGFAAAAALAVDAGCDGVEIGAGQHSLLRQFLSGLTNHRTDAHGRDRALLLREVLTAVRAALGEEPVLGLRLCCDELAPWAGITPDSAAETLAALPPVDYVVPVRGSGLSVGATRPDLHTPPGFNTLLCALIRTGSSGAYECAEQRAEQRAEHRVVLQGSVVDPAMAQAALDDGLCDLVEMTRAQIADPDLVAHVRAGTPERIRPSTLSNRRTAVRDPRNPIVSDDAEPDAGHETEPVPAPPGPPRDVLVVGGGPAGLEAARALALAGHRVRLVEREPVLGGALRLAAAVAGRARMGVLVPWWERELARLGVRVETGVTAAPADLVGPVVLATGSRPAPLTYPADVAVLAAAEFEAAVLAGGPVLPPGPVVVHDPVGDWTGVGIAEQLAAAGRTVALVTPDPVAGTQLALTGDLAPANARLDRAGVTRERYARLVGVAGGRAELEHVWTGQRWDLACAAVVDCGHRLPADALWRARPDLPRAGDCVAPRTVHEAVLEGRRAAYEAVTGLPC
- the mftB gene encoding mycofactocin biosynthesis chaperone MftB (MftB, a small protein, is a peptide chaperone that assists the radical SAM enzyme MftC in performing two modifications to the C-terminal Val-Tyr dipeptide of the mycofactocin precursor peptide, MftA. MftB's role is analogous to the role of PqqD in the biosynthesis of PQQ, a cofactor that derives entirely from a Tyr and a Glu in the precursor PqqA.), translated to MAAASDAGSAQAADPAFDPSQPFRCSPSVALRPEPFGALVYHFGTRKLSFLKTLPLVEVVRGLEHHPDVHAAIEAAGVEESQRPAYLRALAGLAASGTIEPRPTT
- the mftC gene encoding mycofactocin radical SAM maturase (MftC is a radical SAM/SPASM enzyme that catalyzes the first two steps in biosynthesis of the electron carrier mycofactocin from the terminal Val-Tyr dipeptide of the precursor peptide MftA.), with the protein product MKLVDHFQYGLNSPICLTWELTYACNLACVHCLSSSGRRDPRELTTAEAKGVIDELQKMQVFYINIGGGEPTVRPDFWELLDYSIDHNVGVKFSTNGIKLDKQRSQQLARTDYVDVQISLDGATAEVNDHVRGPGSYDTAIRALENLAEAGFGQPKISVVMTRQNVDQLDEFKSIADKYNAQLRITRLRPSGRGADVWDELHPLPSQQKQMYDWLVAKGDSVLTGDSFFHLSAFGEALPGLNLCGAGRVVCLIDPVGDVYACPFAIHENFLAGNLRSPGGFQEIWENSELFTELRQPQTGGACASCMHYDSCQGGCMAAKFFTGLPLDGPDPECVRGFGEQALAARDGVEIPKSDVDHSRSAPRNSRTPKAPVMLQIGMGRPDKSCDPSPLAAPAALTQASARA